From the genome of Psychrobacter sp. M13:
CTCGCTATCGCGGGCTTGATGCGGCAAGCTTTGACGGCTAAAGATTAACGCTGACGGATTGTGTGCAGACTTAATCGCTTCGACCCAAGCCGTCGCTGATTCAGTCGCATCACACGGACGCCATGTGCGTAGGTTCGGCGTAGTACGTAAGCTAGTTAATTGCTCAACTGGCTGATGCGTTGGGCCATCTTCACCTAGACCGATAGAGTCATGCGTATAGACGTGGATGATACGCTGCTTCATCAATGCGCCCATACGTACCGCGTTACGCGCGTATTCCATAAACATCAGGAACGTTGCAACATAAGGGATAAAACCGCCATGCAAGGCAATGCCATTAGCAATAGCTGTCATGCCAAACTCGCGCACGCCATAATAGATATAGTTGCCGTCGCTATCAGTCTCGATGCCTTTGGCGCCTTTAAATAGCGTAAGGTTTGAGCCTGCAAGATCCGCTGAACCTCCCATGAGTTCTGGTAGTAATGGCTGCAAGGTATTGATGGCATTTTGACTGGCTTTACGGCTGGCAACATCACCGCCTTGCTCTTGAGTTTGCTGAATATAAGCTTGCGCTTGGGCATTAAAGTCTGCTGGTAGCTCGCCCTCTAAGCGACGTAATAATTCTGCCGCCAGCTCAGGATAGGCCTTTTTATAATTCTCAAAGTCTGCTTGCCAGTTCTTTTGTAGCACATCGCCTTTTGGCTTGGCATCCCACGCTTCGTAGATCTCATCATCTAAATCAAATGGGCCATGTTTCCATGATAGTGCGTCACGAGTTAGGGCGATTTCATCATCACCCAATGGCGCCCCATGGCTAGAGGCTAAGCCTTGCTTATTTGGGCTACCTGCACCGATAGTGGTTTTGCAGATGATGAGGCTTGGGCGAGTCGTCTCTGCAATCGCTGCATTAGTGGCTTCGGTAATCGCATCCGTATCATGACCATCGACTTTGATGACTTGCCAGCCATAGGCTTCAAAACGTGCTTGGGTGTCATCCGTGAACCAACCCTCGACATTACCATCGATTGAGATACCATTATCATCATAATAGAAGACTAATTTTCCAAGCTTAAGCGTACCTGCTAATGAGCAAACTTCATGGCTGATACCTTCCATTAAGCAACCATCACCCAAGAACGCATAGGTATGATGATCAACAATATTATGACCGTCACGGTTAAACTGAGCAGCCAGGGTCTTCTCTGCAATAGCAAAGCCTACCGCATTAGCAATACCTTGACCTAGTGGTCCAGTAGTCGTTTCGATACCTGGGGTATAACCTAGCTCTGGATGGCCTGGTGTTTTTGAGTGCAGCTGACGAAAGCCTTTTAGGTCATCAACGCTAACGTCATAACCTGTCAAATGCAATAGTGAGTAAATCAACATTGAGCCATGACCGTTGGATAAGACAAAGCGGTCGCGGTTATGCCAGCTTGGATCAGCAGGGTTATGCTGCAAAAACTTACGCCATAATACCTCGGCAATATCCGCCATACCCATCGGCGCGCCTGGATGTCCAGAATTGGCTTTTTGTACCGCATCAAACGATAAAACGCGAATAGCGTTGGCAAGTTTGCGTTCATTAATTGGGGTTGGCATAGCGTGTCCTAATATTAGAGTAAGTGTTTTTAAAAATTAAATCTTTAACCGTTAAACTCAGCGGTTATATCTCTATACCAGCTAGTATCTAGCGGCTTACTTTTATAAAATCGGGAAAATTCATCAATAACTTTAAACGCATCATCGGTAAAAGCTTGATAATGCCTAAAGCTATTATCCATAGGAATTCGTACTTCTAAGCAATACGACCCTTCAGTTTGGTCAGTTGCCTGATTAAAGCAAGTTTGCATGTAATCTTGTTCATTGTCAGCATTCATCAAAACCATAAAATCTCTATCTTTAGCTACCAAGTCGACGATTTGATATTCTATAGACAACCACTCAGGGTTTGGTGTTTCTGAATGCTCAGTTATGATAGAAAACTTCTTCATGATAAATACCCTTGAATACTGCTACTTTTAAATCTTGACGCTTTTGAGGCTAGGACGTTCTAAGCCGAAATAGTATCCACACCACCCATATATGGACGTAGAACTTCTGGAATAGTAATACTGCCGTCCGCGTTTTGATAGTTTTCCATGATAGCTAGTAGCGTACGTCCGACCGCTAGTCCCGAGCCATTTAAGGTATGCGCAAGGCTAGTTTGTTTACCATCTTTGACTCGCGTACCCATACGTCGCGCTTGAAAGTCGCCACAGTTTGAGCAGCTAGAGATCTCACGATAGGTATCTTGGCTTGGCAGCCAGACTTCGATATCGTAGGTTTTTTGTGCGCTAAAGCCCATATCACCTGTGCATAACATCACCGTACGATATGGCAAATTAAGCTGCTGCAAAATGTACTCTGCTTGCCCTGTCATCGCCTCAAGCAAGTCATCTGATTGATCGGCGGTTGCAATATTGACCATCTCGACTTTCTCAAACTGATGCTGGCGAATCAGACCACGCGTATCGCGACCGTGTGAGCCTGCTTCACTACGAAAGCAAGGCGTATGCGCGGTAAACTTCAAGGGCAATTCGCTGATATCTAAACGCTCACCGCGTACTAGATTGGTCATCGGTACTTCAGCGGTTGGAATAAGATAAAAGTCAGTATCTTCATTATTAGTATGATTGGTCAATTTGAACAGATCGTCTTCAAATTTTGGTAGCTGGCCTGTGCCTCTTAGGCTCTCACTATTAACAATATAAGGTACATAAGTCTCGGTATAGCCGTACTTGATCGTATGCGTATTGAGCATAAATTGAATCAAGGCGCGGTGCATTTGCGCCAGCTGACCTTTGAGTACATTGAATCGACTGCCTGTTAGTTTGATAGCCGCCTCAAAATCGAGCATACCTAAAGTCTCACCAATAAAGGTATGATCTTGTATATCAAAATCAAACTGACGCGGTGTGCCCCATTGACGTACTTCTACATTGTCATCCTCTGACTCGCCTACTGGTACGTCGCTTGCAGGAATGTTAGGAATTTGCATCGCTGCCGTATTGATACGCTCCTGTAAGCTACGCAAATTATCTTCAGCAACTTTGATCTCGCTACTGATGCCTTGCATCTCGCTCATAAGCTCGCTGGCATCGCCACCTGATTTTTTGAGTGCGCCAACTTCTTTCGCCCCAGCATTACGACGCGATTGTAGCGCTTCGGTTTGCATCTGCAAGGATTTACGCTCAGTCTCGATAGTCTGCCAAAATTCCATATCTAATGTATAGCCGCGTGTAGCTAACTGCTGCTGTAAGTCAAGTAAATCACCGCGTAAGCGTTTTGAATCGATCATAATAATGGCCTGTAACACTAAATGTGGATAATCAAACGGCAAGAGAGCTGTCTAAAACTGCTGCTATGATACCAAGACCAAGTAGATTTGACTATATTTAGCGCAGGTTTTCTAGTTTATAGCGCCTCATTACCTATTTATTACTTTTATTAAAAGCCTCAAGTAGGCTTATATGTTTCTTTTATAGATGCTTTTCGGTAAGATAAGCAGACGTCAATTATAGGCAGTGTATTGTTTCACTGTCACCATCATATTTTATTCCAATATTTGAGCACTTTTTATGGCCTTGTACCCTTATACCTTGCAACCTGTCGCTCTAAATTTATCTGAGGCTGAGTTTCAACAAGCCCAGTATGAGCTATTTACTAACGCCAGCCCCAGCTTTGGACTTAAAAGTTTAAAGACCAAAGAATGGATTATCATGGCGATAGTCGCGGTCTTAGCTGTTGTAGGATTAGTATTTGTTACTGGTTATTCGACGATCATATTTTGGTTAATGCTAGTTGCCGTCGTGGTATATTTGATAGTGCGTACGCTGGGTTTTAAGTGGTATGTCAAAAAGCAATTTGAGAAGCAAGTTGCTGAGCAGGAGATGCCTGACGAGATGCGCCAAATGAAGCTTGGTGTACAAAAGCATGGCTTAGTGATGGCAATGCCCGTTAATCAGCCTGATCTAATCGCTAACCCACAGATGCGCGGCATGCAGATGCGTGCAGGCCAAACTCAACAAGCGGTTATCCCGTGGAATGCGGTAAAAAGCTGGGATGAGACGGACGACTATATCTTTATGATGTTTGAGGTAAAAGGTCAACAAGGCAGCCAAATTATTCCTAAGCGTTTGCAAGCGCAAAAGTTCCCGATAGATACTATTCGCCAGCATCTACAAGAGGTCGTACCTATTCGCGGGTTGAATCCTGAAAGCTTGCAGCCACCTGCTTAAGCTCTGCTAACCATTACCTGCTATTTTCACTTAGACTAGAACAGTTTTAGCTATCAGCAGTGCTCATTTGTGAATGTTCAACAGACCCTAAAGAAGCTCATTATGTCTAAATCATAAGGGGCTTTTTTATTAGTTTTATAAAACACAACATAGATTTTGATTTGATTAACTTAACTTATAGCAGAGGACTTGCTACTATAGTAACCATCAAAGGCATAAACGACTTATCTTATAAATTGATATTGATTAAGCGTTGAGCTGGCATATTTATCCAATAACTTTCTATCAAATAATAAAAGGACATTCTTATGAGCACTACTGACAACAATACTAATCAGATCGGTCTAGAAAAAGCAGATGTAAGCACTATCATCGCCAAGCTCAATGGCTTGCTATCGAGCTATCATATGTATTATATCAACGTTCGTGGCTACCATTGGAACGTGAAAGGCGAGCATTTTTTTACGCTACATCCGCAGTTCGAAGAACTCTATACCGCCTTACAAATACAGATTGACGAGATCGCAGAACGTATTTTAACTTTAGGTGGCACGCCTCTACACGCTTACAGTGACTTTGCCCAGCATACTAGTATTGAAGAGGACAAAAATGTCAAAGATGGAAACACCTGTGTCAGAGGTGTAGTTTCAGGTTTGCAAACGCTTATTGCTGAGCAGCGTCAAGTATCGGCAGTCGCAGCGGAAGCTGACGATCAAGGATCTGCAGATCTTGTTGACGCCTATGTACAAGAGCAAGAAAAACTAGTTTGGATGTACAATGCATTTTTAGGCTAATACGTTTTTTAATTAGAACCATAAAAAAGCACTCTATATTGAGTGCTTTTTTTGTGTCTTTGCTTAAACTTAAATACTTAATTTTAAGTTGTTTGTCTATATTACTTTTCAGCCCACTGACGCATTTTTTCACGCTCAGCTGGGGTTGCTTGTAGCCATAACTGCATAAACTGATCTAAAGTTGCGGTAGATTGAGTAGCAGTAGCTTGACTCACATTTTTTACAGGGATTGCACTATAAGCGTTAGAGGTAACGACAGCAGGTCTCGCATTGACTTGAGCAATAGCCTGACTGTTAGCTGTAGGCTGACCTAAAGCAGCAATAGCTTGTTGATTCTGTAATTGAGCATCACCGCTACCGCCGAATACGCCACCAATTGCTTTGCCTAATCCTGAGAATATACTGCCATCATTGCCAGCGACACTTTGTTGGCTTGCGATAACCGTATTATTTTGTTGTACTGCCAGTGTCGGCTGCTGGGCATATTCTTTCGCCGCGTCATAATCTTCTGGCTGACCCGGCATAGTCAAACGATAGGTCTGATTATCCGTTAAGTCTGCGGCCACACTGATATTACCTGAGCGCAAATAGTCGTGTTCATCACGCGGCAAATTGTAAAGACGATCGTATTTTGCGGTTAGCACATGCTGCCCAGGTTGCAAAGTAAATTGTTTGGTTAGCGGCTGAAATATGCTTTGCTTAAGCTCTTGACCATTAATAGCGGTGACTTTGATATTGTCATCTACCAATAGCGTTACCTCTGCATGCGATAACACAGAGACTGATCCTACGCTCATTAATAGTGCGGCAGTAGTGAGTTTTTTTAGCTTAGAGGTAAAGAGGGTCATAAGATATCCTATCAATAGTAAAAGGTTTCGATATAGTTCAATATAGGTATTGTTAGCATAGACTAATTTGCTGTATAGCAAGCAGTAAATTCTTATTCTAAAAATCAAACGGCATAGTATGTTGATCCTGATTGGCAGCGTCGTTATCAACTTGTGTTTCTATAGAGATATCAGCGAGTTCAGCGGCTAAAGTCTGCTCATCAATAGTCAATAGTGCATCACTGATCACTGCTTTGGAGATATTACTTCGACCTAAGTTTGAGAACATCGGCTGAATATAATTTAGCACTTCCATCATCGCACCGATACGATGCGGACCTTCATTGAGCAGGTAACTCAATATACGCTCATCAAACTGCCAACCACGCCGACGCAAGATAGACTGCATAAGTGCTTGACGATCCGCTAAATTGTGACCGTTTGGCACTTTAAAGGCAGGTGCTTGCGCTAATCTAGTCAGCAGATCTGTGAGTTTAAAGGGCAAGCTACTGGCAGGCATATTAGCGGCGAATAGCAGCTGACGCTGCCCTTCACGGCTGCGATTTATTAAATGAAATAGAGCCTCTTGCCATTGGCTACTGTGCTCAAGCACTTCTAGATCATCGATAGCTATCAGATCAAAGTTCTCAAGAGAGGATAGAACATCGACATCAGCATGTATCAGCTCATCTAAAGATAAACAGATCGCTGTCTTGTCCATTTCAATAAAAGACTCACAAATAGCGGATAACAGATGCGACTTGCCAGTAGCAGGACTGCCGAACAGATACAGCTGACCGATCAGGCCGACATGTAACTGCCGAACGGCATCAATAATCGACATCCAACCAGGACCTGAAAAGTCACTGAGACTTGCATCATGTTTAATATCCAGATTGAGACTTAGCTGTACTTTTGCCATGAATCGTCAACTTAGGTTGCACAGTGCAATCAAATATAAAATGCTAGATATTAGGGTCTGTTGATAAAGAGTGGATTTTATGTCTATCAATAGTCAAAACATCAGCCACTACGCCTATATATACCATATTTGCAAAATGACTGACAAGTCCTTTACGGTTAGCAGAGCTTAAGTGGCTATAAATAAAAAAATACTATCAAAGAACATAATGAACCATAACCACTCTTTTAGCTTGTTGTAGAGTGCGCTTTATTTATCCTGCATTTGCTTTACTTGTTATACATCGTCTAAAGCTCTAAACAAGCTACCGCTATTTTTTCTCGAACAGCTCTAGCTGTTTGCGACCTCTATAAAAGTCGGTAGTCCGATAATAAGCATACAAGTGACGGAATAATACATTGAGTACCGCTGATACGGGTAAGGCAATAAGCATCCCGACAAAACCTAGCAAACTTGCTCCCGCTAATACGGCAAATATAACCCAAAGTGGCGATAGACCGATTTTATCACCTAATAGCAGGGGCTGTAGCACATACCCTTCGGCCGCCTGACCCACCAAAAATGCCCCAGCTATCAAAGATAAATGAAACCAATCCAAGCCAAATTGGAACAAGCCTGCGATAATTGAGGCAATAAACCCTAGACCAAAACCCAAATAAGGGACAAAACTAGCAATACCCGCGCCCATGCCAATAATCAGTCCAAGCTCAAGACCGATCAGCTGCAACTGAACCGCATAAATAACCCCTAAAAGCACCATAACCAGCAGCTGCCCTTTGACGAACTCCATCAAAGCCCGATCGCACTCTTGTGCTACAGCAATAACCTTCTTACTATAAGCAGCAGGTATCGCCATTTTCCAACTAAGTAGACGCTTATCCCAGTTAAATAAAAAATAAAAGGTCAGAATAGGCACGAGTACTATCAGGCCTGCATTATTAACAAAATTCATGCTTGAGGCTAATACTTGGTTCATCCAGTTACTGGCATCTGAGAACTGATAATGCGTTTGCATGTATCCAACTAAGGTCTCAGACAACCCCTTAATCTCCAGCTCGGGCATCTTAATGCGCGTATTATTAGCCAGCCATTCGCGCCCGACCTCATTATACCAAATAAATGTTTTTGGTAAATAATCCCAAGCCGCTTGCAATTGATACCACAAGGTTGGCACCAGCCACCATAATAATAATGCCATCCCTAAGGTGATAGTGGCATAAACGATAATAATTGCGATCCAGCGCCTAACATATCTTGATAGCTTTTTTACTAAAGGATTAAACAAGTAAGCCAATACAAAAGCAAAAACAAAAGGCACGATTACAGGTAGCATCATGTTCAATAGCACCAAAGCTATAACAACAGCTATGACGATAAACAACCGTCTAAAAAAAGGATCTATAGTTTGAGTAATCATTAAAGGTAATCCTAAGTTTGCGCTGATATTTGCATGACAATAATTGGAATAACAAAAACGCTGAATATCTAAATACGATATAGATTTTGTGCAGTGTAAATTCTTCATTATCGCAGAGTAAATAAAAAAAGCAGTCTTTTTTTGTGTTTTAGTGATTATTCATTTCTCTAATCTATATCGTCACTGTGAGTGAGCGGCTATATCACTGACAATCATGCAGATAATGACCTTGCTTTGCTTGCTATTATTGAGTGCCGTTATTGGTTATAATGCGCCCACTATTATGGAACTATCCATTAGGGTCTGTTGAACATTCGATCATGGCACTGACAGCGACTATTTATGAATGTTCAACAGACCCTACTAACTCCCTATGCAATCCAATTCATTATTTAACGGTGAGATGACCATGAGTGATAAGCCCTCTTTAAGCTACAAAGATGCTGGTGTCGATATCGATGCAGGCGACGCATTAGTTCAGCGTATTAAGTCGGTAGCAAAAGCTACTAGCCGTCCTGAGGTTGTCGGTGGACTTGGCGGCTTTGGCGCTCTATGTCGTATCCCTACTGGCTACACTTCTCCCCTTCTAGTCTCTGGCA
Proteins encoded in this window:
- a CDS encoding Dps family protein → MSTTDNNTNQIGLEKADVSTIIAKLNGLLSSYHMYYINVRGYHWNVKGEHFFTLHPQFEELYTALQIQIDEIAERILTLGGTPLHAYSDFAQHTSIEEDKNVKDGNTCVRGVVSGLQTLIAEQRQVSAVAAEADDQGSADLVDAYVQEQEKLVWMYNAFLG
- the tkt gene encoding transketolase, which produces MPTPINERKLANAIRVLSFDAVQKANSGHPGAPMGMADIAEVLWRKFLQHNPADPSWHNRDRFVLSNGHGSMLIYSLLHLTGYDVSVDDLKGFRQLHSKTPGHPELGYTPGIETTTGPLGQGIANAVGFAIAEKTLAAQFNRDGHNIVDHHTYAFLGDGCLMEGISHEVCSLAGTLKLGKLVFYYDDNGISIDGNVEGWFTDDTQARFEAYGWQVIKVDGHDTDAITEATNAAIAETTRPSLIICKTTIGAGSPNKQGLASSHGAPLGDDEIALTRDALSWKHGPFDLDDEIYEAWDAKPKGDVLQKNWQADFENYKKAYPELAAELLRRLEGELPADFNAQAQAYIQQTQEQGGDVASRKASQNAINTLQPLLPELMGGSADLAGSNLTLFKGAKGIETDSDGNYIYYGVREFGMTAIANGIALHGGFIPYVATFLMFMEYARNAVRMGALMKQRIIHVYTHDSIGLGEDGPTHQPVEQLTSLRTTPNLRTWRPCDATESATAWVEAIKSAHNPSALIFSRQSLPHQARDSEQVANITKGGYVLAKEQGELSAIIIATGSEVGLAMQAYETLSNNGVGVRVVSMPCAEIFVEQESDYRESVLPANIRARVAVEAAHVDYWYKFVGLDGKVIGMTTYGESAPAEDLYKEFGITADAVVEAVQSLV
- the hda gene encoding DnaA regulatory inactivator Hda, producing the protein MAKVQLSLNLDIKHDASLSDFSGPGWMSIIDAVRQLHVGLIGQLYLFGSPATGKSHLLSAICESFIEMDKTAICLSLDELIHADVDVLSSLENFDLIAIDDLEVLEHSSQWQEALFHLINRSREGQRQLLFAANMPASSLPFKLTDLLTRLAQAPAFKVPNGHNLADRQALMQSILRRRGWQFDERILSYLLNEGPHRIGAMMEVLNYIQPMFSNLGRSNISKAVISDALLTIDEQTLAAELADISIETQVDNDAANQDQHTMPFDF
- a CDS encoding DUF2057 family protein, yielding MTLFTSKLKKLTTAALLMSVGSVSVLSHAEVTLLVDDNIKVTAINGQELKQSIFQPLTKQFTLQPGQHVLTAKYDRLYNLPRDEHDYLRSGNISVAADLTDNQTYRLTMPGQPEDYDAAKEYAQQPTLAVQQNNTVIASQQSVAGNDGSIFSGLGKAIGGVFGGSGDAQLQNQQAIAALGQPTANSQAIAQVNARPAVVTSNAYSAIPVKNVSQATATQSTATLDQFMQLWLQATPAEREKMRQWAEK
- a CDS encoding YcxB family protein, translated to MALYPYTLQPVALNLSEAEFQQAQYELFTNASPSFGLKSLKTKEWIIMAIVAVLAVVGLVFVTGYSTIIFWLMLVAVVVYLIVRTLGFKWYVKKQFEKQVAEQEMPDEMRQMKLGVQKHGLVMAMPVNQPDLIANPQMRGMQMRAGQTQQAVIPWNAVKSWDETDDYIFMMFEVKGQQGSQIIPKRLQAQKFPIDTIRQHLQEVVPIRGLNPESLQPPA
- the serS gene encoding serine--tRNA ligase, producing the protein MIDSKRLRGDLLDLQQQLATRGYTLDMEFWQTIETERKSLQMQTEALQSRRNAGAKEVGALKKSGGDASELMSEMQGISSEIKVAEDNLRSLQERINTAAMQIPNIPASDVPVGESEDDNVEVRQWGTPRQFDFDIQDHTFIGETLGMLDFEAAIKLTGSRFNVLKGQLAQMHRALIQFMLNTHTIKYGYTETYVPYIVNSESLRGTGQLPKFEDDLFKLTNHTNNEDTDFYLIPTAEVPMTNLVRGERLDISELPLKFTAHTPCFRSEAGSHGRDTRGLIRQHQFEKVEMVNIATADQSDDLLEAMTGQAEYILQQLNLPYRTVMLCTGDMGFSAQKTYDIEVWLPSQDTYREISSCSNCGDFQARRMGTRVKDGKQTSLAHTLNGSGLAVGRTLLAIMENYQNADGSITIPEVLRPYMGGVDTISA
- a CDS encoding AI-2E family transporter produces the protein MITQTIDPFFRRLFIVIAVVIALVLLNMMLPVIVPFVFAFVLAYLFNPLVKKLSRYVRRWIAIIIVYATITLGMALLLWWLVPTLWYQLQAAWDYLPKTFIWYNEVGREWLANNTRIKMPELEIKGLSETLVGYMQTHYQFSDASNWMNQVLASSMNFVNNAGLIVLVPILTFYFLFNWDKRLLSWKMAIPAAYSKKVIAVAQECDRALMEFVKGQLLVMVLLGVIYAVQLQLIGLELGLIIGMGAGIASFVPYLGFGLGFIASIIAGLFQFGLDWFHLSLIAGAFLVGQAAEGYVLQPLLLGDKIGLSPLWVIFAVLAGASLLGFVGMLIALPVSAVLNVLFRHLYAYYRTTDFYRGRKQLELFEKK